A part of Parvimonas micra genomic DNA contains:
- a CDS encoding class I SAM-dependent methyltransferase, whose translation MNKFYKEICKYYEDIFPTNEAQLNFLNNISDGKDYLDIGCATGLVAKNLENLGKNVTCIDLEESMVEEARKKGLKVYEKNMLELDFEEKFDVCYCIGTTIAHLEDINQICSFILKTMDLLKENGKLVLSWVNFKPFILKNDLFLGALPTLGTKVKFTRNYYRENSKIRFNTVLTTENESFENTQLLVPLLVDDLISFVNRLGLKYEIYGNFKKDKFDEENSPSVVFVVSK comes from the coding sequence ATGAATAAATTTTATAAAGAAATATGCAAATACTATGAAGATATATTTCCAACAAATGAAGCACAACTAAATTTTTTAAATAATATATCAGACGGAAAAGACTATTTAGATATAGGCTGTGCAACAGGACTCGTTGCAAAAAACTTGGAAAACTTAGGGAAAAATGTAACTTGCATCGACTTAGAAGAAAGCATGGTAGAAGAAGCAAGAAAAAAAGGACTCAAAGTATATGAAAAAAATATGTTAGAATTAGACTTTGAAGAAAAATTCGACGTCTGCTATTGCATTGGAACAACAATTGCACATTTGGAAGACATAAACCAAATATGTAGCTTCATTTTAAAAACTATGGACTTACTGAAAGAAAACGGAAAATTAGTATTAAGCTGGGTAAACTTCAAACCTTTCATTCTTAAAAACGACCTATTCCTTGGAGCCTTACCGACTCTTGGAACAAAAGTAAAATTTACAAGAAACTATTACAGAGAAAACAGCAAAATCCGTTTCAACACAGTTCTTACAACAGAAAATGAAAGCTTTGAAAACACACAACTTCTAGTTCCACTACTAGTTGATGACCTAATTTCATTCGTAAACCGACTCGGACTAAAATACGAAATCTACGGAAACTTCAAAAAAGACAAATTCGACGAAGAAAACTCCCCGTCAGTAGTATTCGTAGTGAGTAAATAA
- the fsa gene encoding fructose-6-phosphate aldolase: MKFFIDTANVDEIREISKWGILDGVTTNPSLIAKEGRDFVEVITEITSIVDGPISAEVISLEAEGMVKEARELCKINKNIVIKIPMTEEGLKAVNVLSKDGIKTNVTLIFSATQALLAAKAGATYVSPFLGRLDDISSEGMILIEDIFEIFSNYAITTEIIAASVRTPMHVLQIAKSGADIATVPYKVFKQMLKHPLTDIGIEKFLKDWESVK; encoded by the coding sequence ATGAAATTTTTTATTGACACAGCTAATGTTGATGAGATAAGAGAGATAAGTAAATGGGGTATTCTTGACGGCGTTACTACGAATCCATCTTTGATAGCGAAAGAGGGAAGAGATTTTGTTGAAGTTATTACTGAAATCACTTCAATCGTTGACGGACCTATTTCAGCGGAAGTTATCAGTCTTGAAGCTGAAGGAATGGTAAAAGAAGCTAGAGAACTTTGTAAGATAAATAAGAATATTGTAATAAAAATTCCTATGACTGAAGAGGGACTAAAGGCTGTTAATGTTTTAAGTAAAGATGGAATAAAGACAAATGTTACTTTAATTTTCTCTGCAACTCAAGCACTTCTTGCAGCAAAGGCAGGAGCAACTTATGTAAGTCCGTTTTTAGGTAGACTTGATGATATTAGCTCTGAAGGAATGATTTTAATTGAAGATATTTTTGAAATTTTCAGTAATTATGCGATTACAACTGAAATCATTGCCGCATCTGTAAGAACTCCAATGCATGTTCTTCAAATTGCAAAGAGTGGAGCAGATATTGCAACAGTACCTTATAAGGTGTTCAAACAAATGTTAAAACATCCACTAACTGATATAGGAATTGAAAAGTTTTTAAAAGATTGGGAAAGTGTTAAATAA
- the glpX gene encoding class II fructose-bisphosphatase, protein MDRNLTLNLVRVTEAAAIRSSYFLGKGDKNGADGAAVEAMRSMFNELPMEGTVVIGEGEMDEAPMLYIGEVVGNGQEGVAKVDIAVDPVDGTSLVANGLPNAIAVAACAPAGCLLHAPDMYMDKIAAGPLAVDCIHIDLPIEMNIRRLARALGKEVGEVTVSILNRERHQDIIDRVRKLGARIKLFEAGDIAQAIATCIDNSGCDLMVGIGGAPEGVLAAAAIKALGGVFQGRLVPADEEEFRRCEAMGLEDPLKVLEMNDLVKGDEVLFAATGVTDGELINGVRHIGNDRVKTYSVVMRAETGTIRNIEATHRISKKPEYAKIKR, encoded by the coding sequence ATGGATAGAAATTTAACTTTAAATTTAGTAAGAGTTACAGAAGCTGCGGCAATTCGTTCTTCATATTTTTTAGGAAAAGGCGATAAAAACGGTGCAGATGGAGCGGCTGTTGAGGCCATGAGATCAATGTTCAACGAACTTCCAATGGAAGGAACTGTTGTTATCGGAGAAGGAGAAATGGATGAAGCTCCTATGTTATATATCGGCGAAGTTGTAGGAAACGGACAAGAAGGAGTTGCAAAGGTTGATATTGCAGTTGACCCTGTTGACGGAACCTCTCTTGTAGCAAATGGATTGCCAAATGCGATTGCAGTTGCTGCTTGTGCACCTGCGGGTTGTTTATTACATGCACCTGATATGTATATGGATAAGATTGCAGCGGGTCCTTTAGCAGTTGATTGCATACATATTGATTTACCTATCGAAATGAATATAAGAAGACTTGCGAGAGCTTTAGGAAAAGAAGTTGGAGAAGTTACAGTTAGTATTTTAAATAGAGAAAGACATCAAGATATTATAGATAGAGTTAGAAAACTTGGTGCGAGAATAAAACTTTTTGAAGCCGGAGATATTGCTCAAGCCATTGCAACTTGTATTGACAATAGTGGTTGTGATTTAATGGTTGGAATTGGTGGGGCACCTGAGGGAGTTTTAGCTGCAGCAGCTATTAAAGCATTGGGTGGAGTTTTCCAAGGAAGACTTGTTCCTGCTGATGAAGAAGAATTTAGAAGATGTGAAGCTATGGGACTTGAAGATCCACTAAAAGTTTTAGAAATGAATGACTTAGTAAAGGGCGATGAAGTTTTATTTGCTGCAACAGGGGTAACTGATGGCGAACTTATTAATGGAGTTAGACATATTGGTAATGATAGAGTTAAGACTTACTCTGTTGTAATGAGAGCAGAAACAGGAACAATTAGAAATATTGAAGCAACTCATAGAATTTCTAAAAAACCTGAATATGCAAAGATAAAGAGATAG
- the rho gene encoding transcription termination factor Rho, with translation MNIELLKGKYLDELKTIAKSYGIANVSKYKKNELISEILKADNGFESEESERVSIDESVENDSKTNTKTVCGLIDITADGYGFLRSNGYDSGEEDIYVSPTQIRRFRLKKGDKILGLTRESKESEKFSPLIYINEINDIKVSELKARKDFDDLIPIYPNEKYTLETEKNEVSTRIIDFLVPIGKGQRALIVAPPKAGKTSILRSILKGIEINNPKSKIFVLLIGERPEEVTEMKRFTKAEVIASTFDELPQNHIRLAEFVLERAKRLVELGEDVVILVDSITRLSRAYNVNTPSSGKTLTGGLDPFALHKPKRFFGSARNVENGGSLTIIATTLVDTGSKMDDMIYEEFKGTGNMEIHLSRKLSELRIFPAIDIYKSGTRKDDLLLSEEEIQSANLIRRKLSNTNTNEIMENLVKNIKKTGNNKEFFKAILKNN, from the coding sequence ATGAATATAGAACTTTTAAAAGGAAAATATCTTGATGAATTAAAAACTATTGCAAAGTCTTATGGAATTGCAAATGTTTCAAAGTATAAAAAGAATGAATTAATATCTGAAATTTTAAAGGCAGATAATGGATTTGAAAGTGAAGAGTCTGAAAGAGTAAGTATAGATGAGTCTGTTGAAAATGATTCAAAGACTAATACAAAAACTGTATGTGGGCTTATTGATATTACTGCAGACGGTTATGGTTTTTTGCGCTCAAATGGCTATGACTCAGGAGAAGAAGACATTTATGTCTCACCAACTCAGATAAGAAGATTTAGACTTAAAAAGGGAGATAAAATTTTAGGTTTAACTAGAGAAAGTAAAGAAAGTGAAAAATTTTCTCCACTTATTTATATAAATGAAATAAATGATATAAAGGTTTCAGAATTAAAAGCTAGAAAAGATTTTGACGATTTAATTCCGATTTATCCAAATGAAAAATATACTTTAGAAACTGAAAAGAATGAGGTTTCAACTAGAATAATTGACTTTTTAGTACCGATTGGAAAGGGGCAGAGAGCTTTAATAGTCGCTCCTCCAAAGGCAGGAAAGACAAGCATACTTCGTTCAATTTTAAAAGGTATAGAAATAAATAATCCAAAGAGTAAAATTTTTGTTTTATTAATTGGAGAAAGACCTGAAGAAGTTACGGAAATGAAGAGATTTACAAAAGCGGAAGTAATTGCTTCAACTTTTGATGAATTACCTCAAAATCATATAAGACTTGCAGAATTTGTACTTGAAAGAGCAAAAAGACTTGTAGAGCTCGGAGAAGATGTGGTTATTTTGGTTGACAGCATAACAAGACTTTCAAGAGCCTACAATGTAAATACACCGTCCTCCGGAAAAACTCTTACGGGTGGACTTGATCCTTTTGCATTGCATAAGCCTAAAAGATTCTTTGGCTCAGCGAGAAATGTTGAAAATGGTGGAAGTTTAACCATAATTGCAACAACACTTGTAGATACGGGAAGTAAAATGGACGATATGATTTATGAAGAATTTAAGGGAACGGGAAATATGGAAATTCATTTGAGTAGAAAACTTTCAGAACTTAGAATTTTCCCTGCCATAGATATTTATAAATCAGGAACTAGAAAAGACGATTTACTTTTGAGTGAAGAAGAAATTCAATCAGCAAATTTAATTCGTAGAAAACTTTCAAATACAAATACTAATGAAATTATGGAAAATTTAGTAAAAAACATAAAGAAAACTGGAAACAACAAAGAATTCTTCAAAGCTATCTTAAAAAATAATTAA
- a CDS encoding flavodoxin: MKILVVYYSYSGITRRLAEDIALITDGDLLELKPLRPYSFSYNTAVKEARIEIDKGYCPPLNEEIGNIDDVDIVFIGSPNWLKTFAPPVLTFLRSANLDGKIIIPFCTHGGGGFGMMIDDIKKECKNSIVKDGLALSGFYDFDELQKWLENNL, encoded by the coding sequence ATGAAAATTTTAGTTGTGTATTATTCCTATTCAGGAATAACTAGAAGATTAGCGGAAGATATCGCTTTGATTACAGATGGAGATTTATTGGAATTAAAACCACTAAGACCTTATTCATTTTCATATAATACAGCTGTAAAAGAAGCTAGAATTGAAATTGATAAGGGATACTGTCCGCCTTTAAATGAAGAAATAGGAAATATTGATGATGTAGATATAGTTTTTATTGGCTCACCTAATTGGCTTAAGACTTTTGCACCACCAGTTCTTACTTTTTTACGTTCTGCAAATTTGGATGGCAAAATAATTATTCCTTTCTGCACTCATGGTGGTGGGGGATTTGGAATGATGATTGATGATATAAAGAAAGAATGTAAAAATTCCATAGTAAAAGATGGATTAGCATTAAGTGGATTTTACGATTTTGATGAATTACAAAAATGGCTAGAAAATAATTTATAG
- a CDS encoding L-2-amino-thiazoline-4-carboxylic acid hydrolase, whose translation MIKRTPDIGSLRKNPLRVCLTSGILWLSIYEAMEGKMDQEQFGEMVSATMEAPILKKNFQKQKAFDIKTQKKKIEKNKIANAVSDSEFNWNTELILGRDENEYTVIYHRCGLCALGKQEHHEELIPYMCKMDYETIAMMGGVLKRKGTIATGADCCDFYICKKGSKWDK comes from the coding sequence ATGATTAAACGGACACCGGATATAGGAAGCCTTAGAAAAAATCCTCTGAGAGTGTGTCTTACCAGCGGAATTTTGTGGCTGTCCATATATGAAGCGATGGAAGGAAAAATGGATCAAGAACAGTTTGGAGAAATGGTCAGCGCTACAATGGAAGCTCCTATATTAAAGAAAAACTTCCAAAAACAAAAGGCTTTTGATATAAAAACGCAAAAAAAGAAAATAGAAAAAAACAAGATTGCAAATGCAGTTTCTGATAGTGAGTTTAATTGGAATACAGAACTCATTTTAGGTAGAGATGAAAACGAATATACAGTGATATATCATAGATGTGGGCTTTGTGCCTTGGGTAAACAGGAACATCACGAGGAATTGATACCATATATGTGTAAGATGGATTATGAGACTATTGCTATGATGGGCGGTGTACTAAAAAGAAAAGGAACAATAGCTACAGGTGCAGATTGTTGTGATTTTTATATATGTAAAAAAGGTTCAAAGTGGGATAAGTAA